Proteins from one Terriglobales bacterium genomic window:
- a CDS encoding lipid-binding SYLF domain-containing protein — MKRLAGLLLAVLLSVPAWAGDRENEVGRLNDAASILREIWEAPDGGVPERVMTSAKCVAVVPSMLKAGFGWGGSYGKGVATCRTETGAWSAPAFFQVKGGSFGLQIGGEAVDLVMIIMDDRGMQALLSSKFKLGADASVAAGPVGRHAEGMTDWKLRAQVLTYSRARGVFAGVSLNGAAIHQDKDATRDFYGRMVRFKTILTGVLPPPEGSAPFLNAVARYSTPEEKANEKTAAGGQ, encoded by the coding sequence ATGAAGAGACTCGCAGGACTGTTGCTGGCGGTGTTGCTCTCCGTGCCCGCCTGGGCGGGCGATCGGGAGAACGAGGTCGGGCGGCTGAACGATGCCGCTTCCATCCTGAGGGAGATATGGGAAGCGCCAGATGGCGGCGTTCCGGAGCGCGTAATGACTTCCGCCAAGTGTGTGGCGGTCGTGCCCTCCATGCTGAAGGCGGGCTTTGGCTGGGGCGGATCCTATGGCAAGGGTGTGGCCACCTGCCGCACCGAAACCGGTGCGTGGAGCGCGCCGGCGTTCTTCCAGGTGAAGGGTGGAAGCTTCGGGCTGCAGATCGGCGGCGAGGCCGTGGATCTGGTGATGATCATCATGGACGACCGCGGAATGCAGGCGCTGCTGTCGAGCAAGTTCAAGCTGGGTGCGGACGCCAGCGTTGCCGCGGGGCCGGTGGGCCGTCACGCCGAGGGCATGACCGACTGGAAACTGCGCGCGCAGGTGCTCACGTATTCGAGGGCGCGGGGCGTGTTTGCCGGCGTGAGCCTGAACGGCGCCGCGATCCATCAGGACAAGGACGCCACTCGTGATTTCTACGGGCGCATGGTGCGCTTCAAGACCATCCTGACGGGTGTGCTGCCCCCGCCGGAAGGCTCGGCGCCGTTCCTGAACGCCGTTGCCAGGTATTCCACGCCCGAGGAAAAAGCGAACGAGAAGACGGCTGCGGGCGGACAGTAG
- a CDS encoding OmpA family protein, which produces MLRKTLVTLVTCTCLIVPAYSQVQTQPTTPRSSSDTVPVYRITVVGRTTKAINYRHRGGSTTIDFRGTPLLPEARGEAKVESKQGYIEIEVEFDDLQPATRFGPEYLTYVMWAITPEGRATNLGEVLLNGTKSKLNVTSELQAFGLVVTAEPHFAVTQPSDVVILENVVRRGTEGKIEEIDARYELLQRGQYTVNVSPDELRPMELDKKTPLELYEARNALRVARWAGAQHYAGETYRKAEQLLRQAEDYRQRKANKRSIIMTAREAAQTAEDARLVAVRKQQELQQAALVDREAAAKAQAEAETQRRAQAQLEAEAAERARQQAEREKREAEVAANLAQRERNEAEQEKVELRAAIIDQLNRILDTRETVRGLVVNMPDLLFNSGQHTLKPQAREKLARVAGIILAHPGLRLEVEGHADSVGAEEFNQQLSERRAAAVRDFLVQQGVPSSAIGSLGFGESQPIASNETAMGRQLNRRVELVVSGDVIGIPIEAAAMRPR; this is translated from the coding sequence ATGTTACGAAAAACCCTGGTCACCCTGGTGACCTGCACTTGCCTGATTGTTCCTGCTTATTCGCAAGTCCAAACGCAACCGACGACGCCACGTTCCAGCAGTGATACGGTTCCGGTGTATCGCATCACCGTAGTGGGACGAACGACCAAAGCCATCAACTACCGCCATCGTGGCGGATCCACAACCATCGACTTTCGCGGCACGCCCCTGCTTCCGGAGGCGCGCGGCGAAGCCAAGGTGGAGAGCAAACAGGGCTATATCGAGATCGAAGTGGAGTTCGACGATCTGCAGCCGGCCACGCGGTTCGGCCCGGAGTACTTGACCTACGTGATGTGGGCCATCACGCCCGAAGGACGCGCCACCAACCTGGGTGAAGTGCTGCTCAACGGCACCAAGAGCAAGCTGAACGTGACCAGCGAGCTGCAGGCGTTCGGCCTGGTGGTGACCGCGGAGCCGCATTTTGCGGTGACGCAGCCCAGCGACGTGGTGATCCTGGAGAACGTGGTGCGGCGCGGAACCGAAGGCAAGATCGAGGAAATCGACGCGCGCTACGAGCTGCTGCAGCGCGGGCAGTACACCGTAAACGTCAGCCCGGACGAACTGCGTCCCATGGAGCTGGACAAGAAAACGCCGCTGGAGCTGTACGAAGCACGCAACGCTCTGCGCGTAGCGCGCTGGGCGGGAGCGCAACACTATGCCGGCGAGACCTACCGGAAGGCGGAACAGCTCTTGCGCCAGGCCGAGGACTACCGGCAGCGGAAAGCCAACAAGCGCTCCATCATCATGACCGCGCGTGAGGCGGCACAGACCGCCGAGGACGCGCGTCTGGTCGCGGTCCGCAAGCAGCAGGAGTTGCAGCAGGCGGCGCTGGTGGACCGCGAGGCTGCAGCCAAGGCCCAGGCCGAAGCCGAAACCCAGCGACGCGCCCAGGCGCAACTGGAAGCGGAGGCTGCGGAGCGTGCCCGGCAGCAAGCCGAGCGGGAAAAGCGGGAAGCAGAAGTCGCCGCGAACCTTGCTCAACGGGAACGGAACGAAGCCGAACAGGAGAAAGTCGAGCTGCGAGCCGCAATCATCGACCAGCTCAACCGCATCCTGGATACGCGGGAGACGGTGCGCGGATTGGTGGTCAACATGCCCGACCTGTTGTTCAACTCCGGACAGCACACGCTGAAGCCACAAGCGCGAGAAAAACTGGCCAGGGTGGCGGGCATCATCCTGGCGCATCCCGGCCTTCGTCTGGAGGTGGAAGGACACGCCGATAGCGTGGGAGCCGAGGAGTTCAACCAGCAGCTCTCGGAAAGACGGGCGGCTGCGGTGCGCGATTTCCTGGTGCAGCAGGGCGTTCCGTCCTCGGCAATCGGGAGTTTGGGCTTCGGCGAATCGCAGCCCATCGCTTCCAACGAGACCGCAATGGGGCGCCAGCTCAACCGGCGCGTCGAACTGGTAGTGAGCGGCGACGTGATCGGCATCCCTATCGAGGCGGCAGCGATGCGGCCGCGGTAA
- a CDS encoding response regulator transcription factor — MVTKDSKSKKAEKPGVRIAVVETDPLRLVGFHALFDSESDLEIVGAASLAEITARPDIDLVLLGSRGGQNLFDVMAGVKAARPDLRIIVTGSGADDETILKAVMAGAKGYVDEAASPQEFVTAIRIVCQGSVWAPRRVLSMFIERVTSAPGRIFPAGRVTFTDREKEVLEHLVAGRSNKEIGAAMGIEERTVKAHVAKLMRKVGVKNRIELSVHAITHSLVPAQQS, encoded by the coding sequence TTGGTAACGAAGGACTCCAAGTCGAAGAAAGCGGAAAAGCCGGGTGTCCGCATCGCGGTGGTGGAGACCGACCCGCTGCGCCTGGTGGGTTTTCACGCCCTTTTCGATTCGGAATCGGACCTGGAGATCGTGGGCGCGGCCTCGCTGGCAGAGATTACCGCGCGGCCGGACATCGATCTGGTGCTGTTGGGCAGCCGTGGCGGGCAGAACCTGTTCGACGTGATGGCGGGCGTGAAGGCGGCGCGGCCCGACCTGCGCATCATCGTGACCGGATCGGGTGCCGACGACGAAACCATCCTGAAGGCGGTGATGGCGGGCGCCAAAGGCTACGTGGACGAGGCCGCCAGCCCGCAGGAGTTCGTTACCGCCATCCGCATCGTTTGCCAGGGGTCGGTGTGGGCGCCGCGCCGCGTGCTTTCGATGTTCATCGAGCGTGTCACCTCCGCGCCCGGCCGCATCTTCCCGGCGGGACGGGTCACCTTCACCGACCGCGAAAAGGAAGTCCTGGAGCACCTGGTGGCCGGCCGGTCGAATAAAGAGATCGGGGCCGCCATGGGCATCGAAGAACGCACCGTCAAGGCCCACGTCGCCAAACTGATGCGCAAGGTGGGCGTGAAAAACCGCATTGAGCTTTCGGTGCACGCCATCACCCACTCACTGGTTCCAGCTCAGCAGTCATAG
- a CDS encoding cytochrome c, producing the protein MKHSLAIAALFPVTILVGCQVSTPGSLESKVAKEVKQVTIGGKDWKNPVPDTKEAAAEGGTHFQHHCQICHGLDGQKTGVPFAEKMDPPVPDLTHKDVQEYTDGQLKWIIENGIAPSGMPAWKGILTDDEMWKMVLYIRHLPPKGSLGAPAIYKEEAEEHEHAKEEAGETHVHKDGQEHKH; encoded by the coding sequence ATGAAACATTCCCTCGCTATCGCCGCACTCTTCCCCGTCACGATACTTGTCGGCTGCCAGGTTTCCACGCCGGGCAGCCTGGAGTCCAAGGTCGCGAAAGAGGTGAAGCAGGTCACCATCGGTGGCAAGGACTGGAAGAACCCCGTTCCCGACACCAAGGAAGCCGCGGCCGAAGGCGGCACCCACTTCCAACATCACTGCCAGATCTGCCACGGACTCGACGGCCAGAAGACCGGCGTTCCCTTTGCCGAAAAGATGGATCCGCCCGTTCCCGACCTGACCCATAAGGACGTCCAGGAATACACCGACGGGCAGCTCAAGTGGATCATCGAGAACGGCATTGCGCCTTCGGGCATGCCGGCGTGGAAGGGCATCCTCACTGACGACGAGATGTGGAAGATGGTCCTCTACATCCGCCACCTGCCACCCAAAGGCAGTCTGGGCGCCCCGGCAATCTACAAAGAGGAAGCCGAGGAACACGAGCACGCCAAGGAAGAAGCAGGGGAAACGCACGTGCATAAGGACGGCCAGGAGCACAAGCACTGA